From the Oncorhynchus nerka isolate Pitt River linkage group LG28, Oner_Uvic_2.0, whole genome shotgun sequence genome, one window contains:
- the LOC115113360 gene encoding kynurenine 3-monooxygenase-like isoform X1: MDYSTNDSKSTSKKKVVAVVGGGLVGALNACYFAKRGFQVEVFESREDIRQAKIVKGRSINLALSHRGRQALKQVGMEDTIVSKGIPMHSRMIHSLNGTQSPIPYGKKGQHILSIDRANLNKEMLSAAETYSNTKLNFAHKLLNWNTETGAMTFLRADGAKEEIQADLIVGCDGAFSAIRKQFLRQSRFNFSQTYIPHGYLELTMPPINGEFAMKPNYLHLWPRNTFMMIALPNLDKTFTCTLFMPFDEFENVTTGDQVIEFFLKYFPDAIPLIGAEALKTDYFHLPAQAMVSVKCSPYHLSDKCVLMGDAAHAVVPFYGQGMNAGFEDCLVFNEIMDQLNEDFSAVLPEYTRVRVPDDHAIADLAMYNYDEMRSHVNSKWFLFRKYVDNTLHIIMPRTVIPIYTMVTFTRTRYHEAVKRWHWQDKVINQCLLCVAASVVGGSYLLVRYHPNMPNISIEQLWTRLQALKSPF; the protein is encoded by the exons ATGGATTATTCAACCAATGACAGCAAATCAACCAGCAAGAAAAAAGTGGTAGCTGTGGTGGGAGGTGGTTTG GTCGGTGCCTTGAATGCCTGCTACTTTGCAAAAAGAGGTTTTCAAGTAGAGGTCTTTGAATCTCGAGAAG ATATCCGCCAAGCCAAAATAGTCAAGGGAAGAAGCATCAATCTAGCTCTATCTCACAGGGGTCGCCAGGCATTGAAACAAGTGGGAATGGAAGACACG ATTGTCTCCAAAGGAATCCCCATGCATTCCAGAATGATCCACTCCTTGAATGGGACACAGTCCCCCATTCCTTATGGCAAGAAAGGACAG CACATCCTGTCTATCGACAGAGCCAACCTCAACAAAGAaatgttgtcag CGGCAGAGACGTATTCAAACACAAAGCTGAACTTCGCCCACAAACTACTCAACTGGAACACTGAAACAGGAGCGATGACCTTTCTCAG GGCTGATGGTGCAAAGGAGGAGATCCAGGCAGACTTGATTGTGGGGTGTGATGGAGCATTCTCTGCCATTCGGAAACAGTTCCTCCGTCAGAGCCGTTTCAACTTCAGTCAGACCTACATCCCCCATGGGTACCTGGAGCTCACCATGCCCCCCATCAATGGAGAG TTTGCCATGAAGCCTAATTATCTGCACCTATGGCCACGCAACACATTCATGATGATTGCTCTGCCCAACTTG GACAAGACTTTCACCTGCACACTCTTCATGCCGTTTGACGAGTTTGAAAATGTCACCACGGGCGACCAGGTCATTGAGTTCTTCCTGAAATACTTTCCCGACGCCATCCCACTAATAGGAGC GGAGGCTCTTAAGACGGATTATTTCCATCTACCAGCCCAGGCCATGGTGTCCGTGAAGTGCTCTCCATATCACCTTAGTGATAAGTGTGTCCTTATGGGGGATGCAGCCCACGCTGTGGTGCCATTCTACGGACAGGGGATGAACGCA GGCTTTGAAGACTGCCTTGTTTTCAACGAAATCATGGACCAGCTCAACGAAGATTTCA GTGCTGTTCTGCCTGAGTACACTCGAGTCCGAGTCCCAGACGACCATGCCATCGCAGACCTGGCCATGTACAACTACGACGAA ATGCGGTCACATGTCAATTCCAAATGGTTCCTGTTCCGAAAATACGTAGACAATACCCTCCACATTATTATGCCAAGGACAGTAATCCCCATATATACCATG GTTACATTTACTAGGACAAGGTACCACGAGGCAGTAAAACGCTGGCACTGGCAAGACAAA